The sequence AATAATTCCAGAAATGAACTGATGGCAAAAATTGGTTTAGAGCTCTCAGAGTATCGACCAGGACATTCAAATGCTACAGCTATTATGAGGAAGGAACTTGAACGGCTTGAATTCAATGGAGTCTCTGGCAAGTTTGCGATCGGGAGTAATGGTTTTGTGAAGCGTTTGGTAGATATTCGCCAGTTTATGAATGGAACTTTTCAACGACATGATTACTACGACAGCTCCACTGGGAATATAAGTAATTTTGAACACGAAAAGGGGGGAGTTGAATACATCAAATGGAACTTTATCGAAGTGCTTGTGTCTGACCCGGTCAAGGGTGCCCTACTGATTTGCTTGGTCCTTTTTGTGACACTAACGATATTTGCGATACACGTTGTGAGTACCTTGAACACTAACCATCCGTCCATCAAAGCCACCAACCCCAAGTTATACCACTTTGCATATGTTGGTACCTACGTCCAATCCACTGCCACTATCATCTACATTGTGGGGGACACTCTGGGTTTGATTCCTTACATCTCTCACTGTTTTCTACTACATTTCACCGTGGTGGCCATCAGTACTGGTTCTGTTCTTGTGTTTGCTTCTTTGACGGCTATCTCGTTTCGTATCTATCGCATCTTTGTCCATTACATGCATCCTGGTATGTTGATCCGTGATGGTTTTCTACTTGGCTTCATCATAGTGACAACAAGTGTGTATTTTATCTGTTACTTTGTTGTCAGTTTGGTTTATCGACCAGACGAATCTCGAGTATGTGTTAGTACCCAAGGAGATACAGTTACTCAGCGTGCTATTTGCCACTACCGACTTCCCCAGTGGATACTAGTATCTCAAATTATCCCTATTCTCATAACTGTACTGGCTGTTGCGTTTTCGTTGCTCAGTTTCAAGAAGGTGACAATTCAACAGTTCAAGACTAACTCCATCATAATTGTTTGTTTCTTCTCCTTTATTAATACGGGAGTTTGGATTCTATATTACGAATTTCAAGTGATTGGTTCGTCTACTAACCCGTCGCTAGGGCCTGTGGTGGGGATCACTGGAGCCAGTCTTGTGGTTTGCCTCCTGTTCCTGTATCTACCGCCATCTCTGCCTGTGCTAGGGGACTACTATCAAGCCCATTTAAAGAAGTATCGCTCTCCTTGCTGCCTTAAGATAACAAATGGAATGTGTGCCCACAACAAAGACAATGCTAACAGCAACACTGATGATGCACTCACTACGGATGATGTCATGACCACCACTGATTCAATGCTTTATAAATATTCATACTCCAAATCTCAAGACGATGCTATAGCGATTAACGACCTTGACCCTGTGTGTTCCCCTAGGGCAAATGTGCAAactactgatgatgtcatgacCACCACTGATTCAATGCTTTATAAATATTCATACTCCAAATCTCAAGACGATGCTATAGCGATTAACGACCTTGACCCTGTGTGTTCCCCTAGGGCAAATGTGCAAactactgatgatgtcatgacCACCACTGATTCAATGCTTTATAGATATTCATTCTCCAAATCTCAAGACGAGACTATAGCGATTAACGACCTTGACCCTGTGTGTCCCCCTAGGGCAAAATGTGCAAATAACT comes from Halichondria panicea chromosome 3, odHalPani1.1, whole genome shotgun sequence and encodes:
- the LOC135333406 gene encoding uncharacterized protein LOC135333406, producing MIYILQVCKCCLTLILSLMVLIPTVQTEQPLRLLSLLPYPIPRTGQPQPAFDEGPAVYLASQLAVEAINNRTDILPGYTVELIQGDCGCDLVNTLVISLFEHIIYNELNVHGVVGPGCSESTLFLGRQIAQPALEVLSLSLAGSEELGDRTIYPNSYSAIDSAEVYVEAIEAVAKSGEWVNVFVFHDLSRNFYTSIRTQLECTNSTTQYHFISLFDGNLRYPPDFSLPRQCKSVSRIALFLASADVISELICLFTFTERFQDVVYPNFQFVIVNRTPQSIIKDTSFLYENQTINCTAKQISDHLHGSVFLEYRFTPSNPNVTTATGMTYTEFEALYNQQVKEFNNNNTSDDEVLPSVWASVYFDSTWALALALNNSRNELMAKIGLELSEYRPGHSNATAIMRKELERLEFNGVSGKFAIGSNGFVKRLVDIRQFMNGTFQRHDYYDSSTGNISNFEHEKGGVEYIKWNFIEVLVSDPVKGALLICLVLFVTLTIFAIHVVSTLNTNHPSIKATNPKLYHFAYVGTYVQSTATIIYIVGDTLGLIPYISHCFLLHFTVVAISTGSVLVFASLTAISFRIYRIFVHYMHPGMLIRDGFLLGFIIVTTSVYFICYFVVSLVYRPDESRVCVSTQGDTVTQRAICHYRLPQWILVSQIIPILITVLAVAFSLLSFKKVTIQQFKTNSIIIVCFFSFINTGVWILYYEFQVIGSSTNPSLGPVVGITGASLVVCLLFLYLPPSLPVLGDYYQAHLKKYRSPCCLKITNGMCAHNKDNANSNTDDALTTDDVMTTTDSMLYKYSYSKSQDDAIAINDLDPVCSPRANVQTTDDVMTTTDSMLYKYSYSKSQDDAIAINDLDPVCSPRANVQTTDDVMTTTDSMLYRYSFSKSQDETIAINDLDPVCPPRAKCANNCL